The sequence below is a genomic window from Streptomyces sp. B21-105.
CCCTGTCGGGGTGCGGCCGTGGAAGCGGGCGTTGCCCAGGCGCTGGCCCTCGGCGGGGGTGGGCATGACGGACACGTACGAGCCGTCGGGCAGCACCCACAGCGGTGGCAGGACGAGGTTCTTCTTGATCCGCCATGCGAGGTGGCAGCCGGTCGCCTCGACCAGGCCCCACAACTCGTGGCCGGCGAAGTTGCGGTCGGCCAGCAGCAGCATGCCCGGCCGCAGGGAGGCAAGCAGGCGTCGGGCGAGCTTGTGCTCGCTGAATCTGGCGATCGAGTCGAAGGCCGCGTCGATGATGGCGTGGGTGCCGCACTCGATCAGAGACATCAGTCTGACCTGCGGGTTTCCGCTCTTGTTGGTGCCGTCGCGGCCGGTGAATCCGAACGCGGCAGCGTTCCCGGCGGTGTCCGGTACGTCCAGCGCGGTGCCGTCCCAGGCGACCAGCCGCAGGCCGAAGGCGAACGCTCCTGGGGTCGCGGGTGTCGCCTGGGCGCCGCACCGGCGTTCGAAGAGCGCCTGGAACGGCTTGTCGCCCAGGCGCTGGCGGGCTCTGGTGAGGGCCGAACTGGTGGGCGGGCGCTGGACGAGGCCGCCCGGCAGGTGCCGCAGTTTCTCGGTCAGGGTCCGCAGGACCACCCGGTATCCCGGCGGCCCGGTGCTGTCGGAGCTGCTGAACAGGCAGAGAGCCAGGACGAAGTAGACCACCGCGCGGGCCGGCAGGAGCCTGCGGCGGCGCTCGGCCCTTCCGGTCAACTCCAGTACCTCGTCGACCACTTCGGGGGTGATCTCCTCAGTGAGTACGCCGAGTCGGATCCGGTCGCCGAACTGCGGCTCCAACCGTCTTCGGGGACTTCGAGGGGACACTGGCCGGGGCGTCGACATGACGATTGAGGCAGCAGCGATGGCAGACTGAGCGCCCAACGGGGCTCCCTTGCAGACAGTCGGATCTTGG
It includes:
- a CDS encoding IS4 family transposase yields the protein MEPQFGDRIRLGVLTEEITPEVVDEVLELTGRAERRRRLLPARAVVYFVLALCLFSSSDSTGPPGYRVVLRTLTEKLRHLPGGLVQRPPTSSALTRARQRLGDKPFQALFERRCGAQATPATPGAFAFGLRLVAWDGTALDVPDTAGNAAAFGFTGRDGTNKSGNPQVRLMSLIECGTHAIIDAAFDSIARFSEHKLARRLLASLRPGMLLLADRNFAGHELWGLVEATGCHLAWRIKKNLVLPPLWVLPDGSYVSVMPTPAEGQRLGNARFHGRTPTGLPQGHLVRIIDYTVTVRSQDRPALTEKFRLATSLLDHRQAPARQLAQLYHQRWEIENGFAELKNRLRGAGFILRSKTPELICQEVYALLTVYQALSALKVHAAEQGEVDPDRISFTTMVQLARLTTAGQTAANPQILCTARLEVVQELLNDLLPPRRDRRCQRLKKPPRNTFEAKRRDEPRPPSRVSYSLKVTGNPGHLSSPAETP